One window of the Trichoplusia ni isolate ovarian cell line Hi5 unplaced genomic scaffold, tn1 tig00002364, whole genome shotgun sequence genome contains the following:
- the LOC113507534 gene encoding spherulin-2A-like, producing MKSFAFLLLPALVFAKIEVDITASDDEAQRQVHVSGSNVDIISDLEIDTFRLSEDNLKSAVRAYFGSEPDDVFVKSPTPWGDLYITNEWKQVTRVLKPVRATILSVVSKPMLVMSHEFNNTSSKQATYEARMRQEVENTVVSTWERSGEIAASNYIKYGLDMKAMAVAGQATISYVSRWGENVMKSQTVSVGSETAVTVTLEPNQKVTAKLYATRVSMKVQINYEASLLGSVAVNYADAYKGHHFWSFDINKVLAAGDMSRSINSSEVIETGFYADSKVVIHDAITDEVLYTLPLTNL from the coding sequence ATGAAGTCTTTCGCCTTCCTCCTCCTACCTGCTCTCGTCTTCGCGAAGATTGAAGTAGACATCACAGCGTCTGATGATGAGGCCCAAAGACAGGTCCACGTCTCCGGCAGCAACGTAGACATCATCAGTGACCTGGAGATCGACACCTTCCGCCTCTCCGAGGACAACCTGAAGTCTGCCGTCAGAGCCTACTTTGGTTCCGAACCTGATGACGTTTTCGTGAAAAGCCCCACGCCTTGGGGAGACCTCTACATCACGAATGAATGGAAGCAGGTGACCAGGGTGCTGAAACCAGTGAGAGCCACCATCTTATCTGTAGTTTCGAAGCCGATGCTGGTCATGTCCCATGAATTCAACAACACGAGCTCCAAACAGGCCACTTACGAGGCCAGAATGAGGCAAGAAGTTGAAAATACTGTCGTTTCTACCTGGGAAAGGAGTGGAGAAATCGCTGCGAGCAACTATATTAAGTACGGTCTCGATATGAAGGCTATGGCGGTCGCTGGTCAGGCAACCATCTCCTACGTCTCCAGATGGGGCGAGAATGTGATGAAGTCTCAAACTGTCTCTGTGGGCTCTGAAACCGCCGTCACAGTGACTCTTGAACCCAACCAGAAGGTCACAGCCAAGCTATACGCCACACGCGTCTCCATGAAAGTTCAGATCAACTACGAAGCCAGTTTATTAGGATCCGTTGCTGTTAACTACGCTGATGCCTACAAGGGTCATCACTTCTGGTCGTTTGACATCAACAAGGTTTTGGCGGCGGGAGATATGAGCAGGTCTATCAACTCCTCGGAGGTTATCGAGACCGGTTTCTATGCTGACTCCAAGGTGGTGATACACGATGCGATCACTGACGAAGTCCTTTACACTTTACCTTTGACCAActtgtga